From a region of the Mycobacterium sp. SMC-8 genome:
- a CDS encoding LLM class F420-dependent oxidoreductase, with protein sequence MTRFGYTLMTEQSGPKDLVSYAVSAEQVGFDFEVSSDHYFPWLSSQGHAPYAWSVLGAVAHATERVELMTYVTCPTLRYHPAIVAQKAATLQLLADGRFTLGLGSGENLNEHVVGKGWPTVARRQDMLSEAIQIIRVLFTGDMVDWKGEYFEVDSARLWDVPEVPVPIATAVSGDRSVRQFAPLADHLVAVQPDKHLVDSWHEARRATGLPGDVRVIGQIPICWDPDRDAAIDRAHDQFRWFAGGWAVNSDLPTTAGFEGATQFVRKEDVAGSIPCGPDLDAIVESVREYWEAGFTDIALIQIGGDSQEAFLKEAAAPLLDKLRSASQ encoded by the coding sequence ATGACTCGTTTCGGCTACACCCTGATGACCGAGCAGAGTGGACCCAAAGACCTTGTGAGCTATGCGGTGTCGGCAGAGCAGGTCGGTTTCGACTTCGAGGTGTCCAGCGACCACTACTTTCCCTGGCTGTCCTCCCAGGGCCACGCGCCATACGCCTGGTCGGTGCTGGGCGCCGTCGCCCACGCCACCGAACGCGTCGAGCTGATGACGTACGTGACCTGCCCGACCTTGCGCTACCACCCCGCGATCGTCGCGCAGAAAGCCGCGACCCTGCAGTTGCTCGCCGACGGCCGGTTCACACTGGGCCTGGGTAGCGGGGAGAACCTCAACGAGCACGTCGTAGGCAAGGGCTGGCCCACGGTGGCGCGCCGCCAGGACATGCTCTCCGAAGCCATCCAGATCATCCGTGTGCTGTTCACCGGAGACATGGTCGACTGGAAGGGGGAGTACTTCGAGGTCGACTCGGCGCGACTCTGGGACGTCCCCGAGGTGCCGGTGCCGATCGCGACGGCGGTTTCCGGAGACCGGTCGGTGCGGCAGTTCGCGCCGCTGGCCGACCACCTCGTCGCGGTCCAGCCCGACAAGCATCTCGTCGACTCGTGGCATGAGGCACGACGGGCTACCGGGCTGCCCGGCGACGTGCGGGTGATCGGCCAGATCCCGATCTGCTGGGACCCCGACCGCGACGCGGCGATCGACCGCGCCCATGACCAGTTCCGCTGGTTCGCCGGTGGGTGGGCGGTGAACTCCGATCTGCCGACGACCGCCGGCTTCGAAGGCGCCACACAGTTCGTGCGCAAGGAAGACGTCGCCGGGTCCATTCCCTGCGGGCCCGACCTCGACGCCATCGTCGAATCGGTGCGTGAATACTGGGAAGCGGGCTTCACCGACATCGCGCTGATCCAGATCGGCGGCGACAGTCAGGAAGCGTTCTTGAAGGAGGCAGCGGCGCCGCTGCTGGACAAGCTCCGTTCCGCATCCCAGTGA
- a CDS encoding type VII secretion target has protein sequence MEVDPDVLRAFAGQADIASGRIHEADVGGKVSSAADGLDRSTTQWAAGLVGAHVDQLAGQIAANVAEMGTAVRGAGNTYEVTDQGLAERFVGIF, from the coding sequence GTGGAAGTTGACCCGGACGTGCTGCGTGCCTTCGCCGGGCAGGCGGACATCGCGTCGGGCCGGATTCATGAAGCCGACGTCGGGGGCAAAGTCTCCTCGGCCGCCGACGGCCTGGACAGATCGACCACGCAGTGGGCGGCCGGACTCGTCGGCGCCCACGTCGACCAGCTCGCCGGCCAAATCGCGGCCAACGTCGCCGAGATGGGTACGGCGGTGCGCGGAGCAGGCAACACCTATGAGGTGACGGACCAGGGTCTGGCGGAACGCTTCGTCGGGATCTTCTGA
- a CDS encoding RND family transporter — translation MTDGSADAPSQAKRPGRRANGSTDPADTREYSERLATLARFTLRHKALVIGVWLGAAVVLALLFPQLETVVRQQSVDLIPRDAPSLQTVDRMSAAFGEEGSKTMVFVAMEDPTGLTPTARQRYGELVRRLQAEGDHVLLVQDLLADPITEAQAVSADRKAWYLPVGVTGTLGDPTAAESLNAVRDIAAEVFTGSTTTVQVTGPPATFSDMIASAEHDLLLISIATAGVIALILLIVYRSVFTALLPLLVIGLSLAVGRGVLSALGEMGMPVSQFTVAFMTAILLGAGTDYTVFLISRYHEQRRAQVPADQAIIHATASIGRVILASAATVALAFLAMVFARLSVFAALGPACAIAVLFGFLATVTLLPPVLSLAAKRGIGEPKSDRTRRYWNSVAVAVVRRPVPLLIVSLAILLALSAAAATIKISYDDRKGQPDTTASNQGYQLLDRHFRKDVVISEFLVVENPTDMRTGRGLADLDEMASRVSQIPGVTRVSGVTRPTGERLDQAELAWQNGQIGEKMAGAVAEGNSRKDDLAKLTGGADQLADGLAQLDGTVRTALAPLAGILTQAQSAGTQVNQFRPLLQQLSATAPAVDQAIQSGPGLRPLANQAQNAITQLDPLVGALNTSPWCAATPQCAQIRDQVKILVSLRDSGFFDQIADLGDRYDPATNATVGGTLSNVQNAVASLDKAFGALGDPADLATNLRRLQEGIGQLASGAQALATGVRTLADSNIEMLSGMSQIATQLQNSSRAAADSDSSSGFYLPANAFENRQFTDVAKQFLSPDGKTARFMIESSHDPYSVEAMELASRITDTANTARPNTSLADATVSVAGFPAVNSDIQRFLWADFAQLAVATIIIVGVILVLLLRALLAPLYLLGTVVLNYLASLGIGVVVFQWGLGYEIAWPVPLLAFIILVAVGADYNMLLVSRLREESGTNIRVGVLRTVANTGAVITSAGLIFAASMFGLMVGSVAIMIQAGLIIGFGLLLDTFLVRTLTVPAIATLLREASWWPSKATRTPVADTATQK, via the coding sequence GTGACCGACGGCAGTGCAGATGCCCCAAGCCAGGCCAAGCGGCCTGGTCGGCGCGCCAACGGATCCACCGACCCGGCCGACACTCGCGAGTACAGCGAACGGTTGGCGACCCTGGCCCGGTTCACCCTCCGACACAAAGCGCTCGTCATCGGGGTATGGCTAGGCGCCGCGGTGGTTCTCGCGCTGCTGTTCCCACAGCTGGAAACCGTGGTGCGCCAACAGTCGGTGGACCTCATTCCTCGCGACGCCCCGTCCTTGCAGACGGTTGACCGCATGAGCGCCGCGTTCGGCGAAGAAGGCTCGAAAACCATGGTGTTCGTCGCCATGGAAGACCCCACTGGCTTGACTCCAACTGCACGGCAGCGCTACGGCGAACTCGTGCGCCGGTTGCAGGCCGAGGGCGACCACGTCCTGCTGGTGCAGGACCTGCTGGCCGATCCGATTACCGAAGCTCAGGCAGTCAGCGCCGACCGCAAAGCCTGGTATCTGCCCGTCGGTGTCACCGGCACCCTCGGAGACCCCACGGCAGCCGAATCCTTGAACGCGGTGCGCGACATCGCCGCGGAGGTGTTCACCGGATCGACCACGACCGTCCAAGTGACGGGACCACCGGCGACCTTCAGCGACATGATCGCCTCCGCCGAGCACGACCTGCTGTTGATCTCGATCGCTACCGCCGGCGTGATCGCCCTGATCTTGCTGATCGTCTACCGGTCAGTGTTCACCGCGCTGTTGCCACTGCTGGTAATCGGGTTGAGCCTGGCGGTTGGGCGCGGCGTGCTATCCGCCCTCGGCGAGATGGGCATGCCGGTCTCCCAGTTCACCGTCGCATTCATGACGGCGATCCTGCTCGGCGCCGGAACTGATTACACAGTTTTTCTGATCAGCCGGTACCACGAGCAGCGCCGCGCCCAAGTACCCGCCGATCAGGCGATCATCCACGCCACCGCCAGCATCGGGCGCGTCATCCTGGCGTCCGCCGCCACCGTGGCACTCGCGTTCTTGGCCATGGTCTTCGCGCGGCTCAGCGTCTTCGCCGCCCTGGGCCCCGCGTGTGCCATCGCCGTGCTGTTCGGATTTCTGGCGACCGTCACCCTGCTGCCACCCGTGCTGTCGCTAGCCGCCAAACGCGGCATCGGTGAACCCAAATCCGATCGCACCCGCCGCTACTGGAACAGCGTCGCCGTCGCCGTGGTCCGCCGTCCGGTGCCACTGCTGATCGTCAGCCTGGCCATCCTGCTCGCCCTGTCGGCAGCCGCTGCGACCATCAAAATCAGCTACGACGACCGCAAGGGACAACCAGACACCACGGCCAGCAACCAGGGCTACCAACTTCTGGACCGCCACTTCCGCAAGGACGTCGTCATCAGCGAGTTCCTCGTCGTAGAGAACCCGACCGACATGCGGACCGGGAGGGGGCTGGCCGATCTCGACGAGATGGCCTCTCGCGTCTCCCAGATCCCCGGCGTCACCAGGGTGTCCGGAGTCACCCGCCCCACCGGGGAGCGCCTCGACCAAGCAGAACTGGCCTGGCAGAACGGCCAGATCGGCGAGAAAATGGCCGGCGCGGTCGCCGAGGGCAACTCACGCAAGGACGACCTCGCCAAACTCACCGGCGGCGCCGACCAGCTCGCCGACGGCCTCGCCCAACTCGATGGCACGGTGCGCACCGCCCTCGCGCCACTGGCCGGAATCCTCACCCAAGCTCAATCCGCGGGAACTCAGGTCAACCAGTTCCGCCCACTGCTGCAACAACTTTCCGCCACCGCCCCCGCCGTCGACCAAGCCATCCAATCCGGCCCAGGACTGCGACCGCTGGCCAACCAGGCGCAGAACGCGATCACCCAGCTCGATCCACTCGTGGGCGCGCTCAACACCTCACCGTGGTGTGCCGCCACCCCGCAGTGCGCCCAAATTCGTGACCAGGTGAAGATTTTGGTCAGCCTGCGCGACAGCGGATTCTTCGACCAGATCGCCGACCTCGGGGACCGCTACGATCCCGCGACCAATGCCACCGTTGGTGGCACCCTCTCCAACGTCCAGAACGCAGTCGCCTCGCTGGACAAGGCATTCGGAGCCCTCGGTGACCCCGCCGACCTAGCCACCAATCTCCGCCGATTGCAGGAGGGAATCGGACAGCTCGCCTCCGGCGCTCAAGCACTCGCGACCGGTGTCCGCACCCTCGCCGACAGCAACATCGAAATGCTGTCCGGTATGAGCCAGATCGCCACCCAACTACAGAATTCCTCACGCGCAGCGGCGGACTCCGACTCCTCGAGCGGTTTCTACTTGCCCGCTAATGCATTCGAGAACCGGCAATTCACCGATGTTGCCAAGCAATTCCTCTCACCGGACGGCAAGACCGCGCGGTTCATGATCGAAAGCAGCCACGACCCTTACAGCGTCGAAGCCATGGAGCTCGCCAGCCGCATCACCGACACCGCCAACACCGCACGACCCAACACGTCGCTCGCCGACGCCACCGTATCCGTCGCCGGCTTCCCCGCCGTCAACTCCGATATCCAACGATTCCTATGGGCCGACTTCGCACAACTGGCCGTCGCCACCATAATCATCGTCGGCGTCATCCTGGTCCTACTGCTGCGCGCACTCCTGGCACCGCTCTACCTCTTAGGCACCGTCGTGCTCAACTACCTCGCCTCGCTCGGCATCGGCGTTGTGGTATTCCAATGGGGACTGGGCTACGAAATCGCTTGGCCCGTACCATTACTGGCATTCATCATCCTCGTCGCCGTCGGCGCCGACTACAACATGCTGCTCGTCTCACGGCTCCGCGAAGAATCCGGGACCAACATCCGCGTCGGCGTCCTGCGCACCGTGGCAAACACCGGAGCCGTCATCACCTCAGCTGGTCTGATATTCGCCGCCAGCATGTTCGGCCTCATGGTCGGCTCAGTCGCAATCATGATCCAAGCCGGCCTCATCATCGGCTTCGGATTGCTGCTCGATACCTTCCTCGTGCGCACCCTCACCGTGCCCGCCATCGCCACACTTCTACGCGAAGCCAGCTGGTGGCCTTCCAAAGCAACGCGGACCCCAGTAGCTGACACCGCCACGCAGAAATAA
- the catC gene encoding muconolactone Delta-isomerase, whose translation MMFHVRMDDAIPPDMDPQQRADLVHHEKLYSQQLQRDGKWPHIWRIVGEYANYSIFDVDSNDELHHILSGLPLFPYMKIHVTPLAVHPSDVNAEYGFLSRVPFVPVASRIRFSQ comes from the coding sequence ATGATGTTCCACGTCCGCATGGACGACGCGATCCCGCCGGACATGGACCCGCAGCAGCGGGCCGATTTGGTGCACCACGAAAAGCTGTACTCGCAGCAGTTGCAGCGGGACGGCAAGTGGCCGCACATCTGGCGGATCGTCGGCGAGTACGCCAACTACTCGATCTTCGACGTCGACTCCAATGACGAACTGCACCACATTCTTTCGGGCCTGCCGCTGTTTCCGTACATGAAGATCCACGTCACGCCGCTGGCCGTGCACCCGTCGGACGTCAACGCGGAGTACGGTTTTCTGTCCCGGGTCCCATTCGTCCCGGTGGCCTCACGTATCCGCTTTTCTCAGTGA
- a CDS encoding ESX secretion-associated protein EspG yields MAGGLSEKVWSELVGTVAVVDLESACELYGRDLLPYPLGRTRPVGSVWLACREVGPAEERLSDGDLRGIRPWVETLVRAEVCVECRVHHVDEDTPDLRLHGLRAGGDGFVAMQRRDRDGVDVVDIYAVSPESLAVVVTGAAGLVGPGTHPRIAVAGMEDRLPEPPETLDRYDDLGLTMTPAAEEPEVCVVEGRDVVATGTVQVRHDVARQWGVDPDSPLLQWVQVRDDGDYLYEPDDTGCAEPLDAELLNACVDQLIIRG; encoded by the coding sequence ATGGCGGGCGGTCTCTCGGAGAAGGTGTGGTCGGAACTGGTGGGCACGGTCGCGGTGGTCGATCTGGAGTCGGCCTGCGAACTGTACGGCCGTGACCTGCTGCCGTACCCGTTGGGACGGACCCGGCCGGTGGGGTCGGTGTGGCTGGCCTGCCGCGAGGTGGGACCGGCGGAGGAGCGGCTGAGCGACGGGGATCTGCGCGGTATCCGGCCCTGGGTGGAAACCCTTGTGCGGGCGGAGGTGTGCGTCGAATGCCGGGTTCATCACGTCGACGAGGACACCCCCGACCTCCGGCTGCACGGGTTGCGGGCCGGCGGGGACGGGTTCGTCGCGATGCAGCGTCGAGATCGCGACGGAGTGGACGTCGTCGACATCTACGCGGTGTCCCCGGAGAGCCTGGCTGTGGTGGTCACCGGCGCGGCCGGGCTGGTCGGTCCCGGGACCCATCCACGGATCGCGGTGGCCGGCATGGAGGATCGGTTGCCGGAGCCGCCGGAAACGTTGGACCGGTACGACGACCTCGGCCTCACGATGACCCCCGCCGCCGAAGAACCCGAGGTGTGCGTCGTCGAAGGTCGTGATGTCGTGGCGACCGGGACCGTGCAGGTGCGGCATGACGTGGCGCGGCAGTGGGGCGTCGATCCCGACAGTCCGCTCCTGCAGTGGGTGCAGGTCCGTGACGACGGCGACTACCTGTACGAACCGGACGACACCGGCTGCGCCGAACCGCTGGACGCCGAGTTGCTCAATGCCTGCGTGGATCAGCTGATCATTCGGGGATGA
- a CDS encoding class I SAM-dependent DNA methyltransferase gives MLIGDRGDHASLRKARGAFFTPVPVARFLVEWAVRDPAHAVLEPSCGEAVFLHEIGRRGGHTGPLVGVEIHADSAAESQRGLRAHGIDAVIHTQDFFSHNQFGHYDVVVGNPPYVRYQDFAGEPRARARQAALRAGVTLSNLASSWAAFTVHSALHLRPGGRLALVLPAELLSVNYAAGVRQYLMDHFTSVGLVLFDERVFPGVLEEVVLLLADGYHPDGGTGADHMQLFQVRDADGLARVPVPRRWSPPGNGAKWSAGLMSAAGLSAFDTAVRSDAFTFLETWGDTTLGMVTGSNRFFTLSPAKADALGLTPSDLLALSPPGSRHLRGLALTPGALRTLGAEGRSTYLFRPAGQPSPAARHYIASGEDLDVHRAYKCRVRTPWWRVPYLRPADLFLTYMNADTPRLCGNRARAHHLNSVHGVYLRDELRRLGTSLLPLASLNSVTLLGAETVGRAYGGGMLKIEPREADVLPVPSPELVRRNADDLRRIRPAVAACLRDGRLLDAVALVDDVLLLGSSTLSERDLRAVRRDHAALTARRVARGKGNGGK, from the coding sequence ATGCTCATCGGTGACAGAGGAGACCACGCCTCGCTGCGCAAGGCGCGTGGGGCGTTCTTCACCCCTGTACCGGTGGCGCGTTTCCTGGTGGAGTGGGCGGTCCGCGATCCCGCGCACGCTGTACTCGAACCCTCCTGCGGCGAGGCCGTTTTCCTGCACGAGATCGGGCGGCGCGGTGGCCACACCGGCCCGCTGGTGGGCGTCGAGATTCACGCCGATTCGGCCGCCGAATCGCAGCGCGGGCTGCGCGCGCACGGCATCGACGCAGTCATTCACACGCAGGACTTCTTCTCCCACAACCAGTTCGGCCACTACGACGTGGTGGTCGGCAACCCGCCGTATGTCCGCTACCAGGACTTCGCCGGGGAGCCCCGGGCCCGAGCACGTCAGGCCGCGCTGCGCGCGGGCGTCACACTGTCCAACCTTGCGTCATCCTGGGCGGCCTTCACGGTGCACTCGGCGCTGCACCTGCGACCCGGCGGCCGGCTGGCGCTCGTGCTGCCCGCCGAGCTGCTGAGCGTGAACTACGCCGCGGGCGTGCGTCAGTACCTGATGGACCACTTCACCTCGGTCGGCCTGGTGCTGTTCGACGAACGCGTGTTCCCCGGCGTGCTCGAAGAGGTCGTGCTACTGCTGGCCGACGGCTACCACCCCGACGGCGGCACGGGCGCCGACCACATGCAGCTGTTCCAGGTCCGCGACGCCGACGGTCTGGCCCGGGTGCCGGTGCCCCGGCGGTGGAGTCCGCCAGGCAACGGCGCCAAGTGGTCGGCCGGGCTGATGTCGGCGGCGGGCCTTTCGGCGTTCGACACGGCGGTGCGCAGCGACGCCTTCACATTCCTGGAGACCTGGGGTGACACCACCCTGGGCATGGTGACCGGCAGCAACCGGTTCTTCACGCTGTCACCGGCCAAGGCCGACGCGCTCGGCTTGACCCCATCAGACCTGCTTGCGCTATCCCCGCCGGGATCGCGCCACCTGCGCGGTTTGGCGCTCACCCCGGGCGCGCTGCGCACCCTCGGCGCGGAAGGTCGCTCGACCTACCTGTTCCGACCCGCCGGACAACCCTCCCCCGCGGCCCGGCACTACATCGCCTCCGGCGAGGACCTCGACGTGCACCGGGCCTACAAGTGCCGGGTGCGCACGCCGTGGTGGCGGGTGCCCTACCTGCGCCCGGCGGACCTGTTCCTGACCTACATGAACGCCGACACCCCGCGCCTGTGCGGCAACCGGGCCCGCGCGCACCACCTCAACTCGGTGCACGGGGTGTATCTGCGCGACGAGCTGCGCCGGCTGGGCACGAGCCTGCTGCCGCTGGCGTCGCTGAACTCGGTGACCCTGCTCGGCGCCGAGACGGTGGGCCGCGCTTACGGTGGGGGGATGCTGAAGATCGAACCGCGGGAGGCCGACGTGCTGCCGGTGCCGTCACCGGAGCTGGTGCGCCGCAACGCCGACGACCTTCGCCGTATCCGTCCGGCGGTGGCCGCCTGCCTGCGCGACGGACGGTTGCTCGACGCGGTGGCCCTGGTCGACGACGTGCTGCTGCTCGGTTCCTCGACACTGTCCGAGCGCGACCTGCGCGCAGTCCGCCGTGACCACGCGGCCCTCACCGCGCGTCGGGTCGCCCGCGGAAAAGGCAACGGTGGCAAGTAA
- a CDS encoding phosphatase PAP2 family protein — protein MQTDLLAQDETRRRLTRAHRRWTVILLCALLFLAAVYWLAVRTTTGQEVENAALYGADQVDPRAFLAASRLLDTITVTSLASATLLVGAIGLLRRQVNLAVAAMAVILGSQAVTQVLKFFVLQRPNLTGNEDYLSNTLPSGHTTAAMSVLFATLIVMPYRFRGVAMFFALTWAVGIGAYTVIAQWHRLSDTLAADAVTLAVACAASHFLASTGRIRAVVTPGAARYTLRTVFVAIVTVVGAVSAALGAVALLAALHQDIDTAAEWRLFLSAQWLAAAGSIAAALLFWWSWHRLETKRRGDTSAVR, from the coding sequence GTGCAGACCGATCTTCTCGCCCAGGACGAAACGCGTCGCCGACTCACGCGTGCGCACCGTCGGTGGACCGTGATCCTGCTGTGCGCCTTGCTGTTCCTCGCAGCCGTCTATTGGCTGGCGGTGCGCACCACCACCGGCCAGGAGGTCGAGAACGCCGCACTGTACGGCGCCGACCAGGTCGATCCGCGGGCGTTCCTGGCGGCCAGCAGACTGCTCGACACCATCACGGTGACGTCGCTGGCGTCGGCGACACTGCTGGTCGGCGCCATCGGGCTGCTGCGGCGTCAGGTCAACCTCGCCGTCGCCGCGATGGCGGTGATCCTGGGCAGCCAGGCCGTCACACAGGTCCTGAAGTTCTTTGTGCTGCAACGGCCCAACCTGACCGGCAACGAGGACTACCTGTCCAACACGCTGCCCAGCGGCCACACCACCGCGGCGATGTCGGTGTTGTTCGCCACCCTGATCGTGATGCCGTACCGGTTCCGCGGGGTGGCCATGTTCTTCGCGCTGACCTGGGCCGTGGGCATCGGCGCCTACACGGTGATCGCGCAGTGGCACCGGCTTTCGGACACGCTGGCCGCCGACGCGGTGACGCTCGCGGTGGCCTGCGCGGCTTCGCATTTCCTGGCCAGCACCGGACGGATCCGCGCCGTCGTCACCCCGGGGGCGGCGCGGTACACGCTGAGGACGGTGTTCGTCGCGATCGTCACCGTGGTCGGCGCGGTGAGCGCGGCGCTGGGCGCGGTGGCGCTGCTGGCCGCACTGCATCAGGACATTGACACCGCCGCCGAGTGGCGGCTCTTCCTCAGCGCCCAATGGCTTGCGGCGGCCGGGTCGATCGCCGCCGCGCTGCTGTTCTGGTGGTCGTGGCACCGATTGGAGACCAAGCGCCGCGGGGACACCAGCGCGGTGCGCTGA